The Mixophyes fleayi isolate aMixFle1 chromosome 1, aMixFle1.hap1, whole genome shotgun sequence genome includes a region encoding these proteins:
- the SPRY1 gene encoding protein sprouty homolog 1 produces MELQSQHGTSGSLVVIQQPSLDSRQRLEYEREVQPATILSLDQIKALRSRNEYTEGPSMVRKHGPKTAPRHSKQERTHEIIPVNVNNNNEHRPPHLAHTGHVYIARAPVLSRSTSTGSAASSGSANSASSEQELLGQSPPPRNSSGHRTDRVVRMQPKASALVVDDLKSSLKLDSTQHRFICEQCGKCKCTDCTAPRTLPSCLACNRQCLCSAESMVEYSTCMCLVKAAFYHCSNDDEGDSYADNPCSCSQSHCCSRYLCMGAMSVFLPCLLCYPPAKGCLKLCRGCYDRVNRPGCRCKNSNTVYCKLDGVPRGQGKPS; encoded by the coding sequence ATGGAGCTACAAAGTCAACATGGCACAAGCGGTTCATTAGTTGTCATCCAGCAGCCTTCTTTAGACAGCAGGCAACGGTTGGAATATGAGCGGGAGGTTCAACCAGCAACTATCTTGTCTTTGGACCAGATTAAAGCTCTCCGGAGCAGGAACGAGTACACAGAGGGTCCATCCATGGTGAGGAAACATGGGCCAAAAACTGCACCCAGGCACAGTAAACAGGAGAGGACTCATGAAATCATACCAGTTAATGTGAATAATAACAATGAGCACAGACCCCCTCACTTGGCTCACACAGGACATGTGTACATTGCAAGGGCTCCTGTGCTCAGTAGGTCCACCAGCACAGGCAGTGCTGCAAGTTCTGGAAGCGCAAATAGTGCCTCTTCTGAACAAGAACTTTTGGGACAATCGCCACCACCCAGGAATAGCTCCGGGCACAGGACGGACAGGGTAGTTCGAATGCAACCCAAGGCGTCTGCGTTGGTAGTAGATGACCTAAAGAGCTCTTTAAAATTGGACTCAACACAGCACAGGTTTATTTGTGAACAGTGTGGAAAGTGCAAGTGCACAGACTGCACGGCACCAAGGACCCTACCGTCATGTCTGGCTTGCAATCGTCAGTGTCTCTGCTCTGCCGAAAGCATGGTGGAATACAGCACTTGCATGTGCCTGGTAAAAGCGGCTTTCTACCACTGTTCAAATGACGATGAGGGAGACTCCTATGCGGATAACCCTTGCTCTTGCTCACAGTCTCACTGCTGCTCTAGATACTTATGCATGGGAGCTATGTCTGTGTTTTTACCCTGCTTGCTCTGCTACCCTCCTGCCAAGGGGTGCCTGAAACTGTGTCGTGGTTGTTATGACAGAGTAAACCGCCCAGGTTGCAGATGTAAGAACTCAAATACTGTGTATTGCAAACTGGATGGGGTTCCTCGCGGCCAGGGCAAGCCCTCCTGA